The genomic DNA TGTATTCATTTTCATCAGATGCCTCTGTGTCTCCATATTACAGAATCGATTCATGTTGCTCAATTGCTGACATTACTGAGATGGTAAGTATTTTTTGGGGCTAAGTGATGCAGAAAATACCTGACATTCtaaacaatcaaaacaaatgGATTTTCAATTTATGAGGTGATAGGAACCCAATACAAGAAAAAAGtgtatatgtttggttcaatgGAGGAGAAGGGAAGGGGAGATGAGAGATTTAAACATTGTAATCTTTAAGGTCACATTTAATTCTAATTTTTGAACATATATTCTTTCCCCTCAGAATTTCCACAATTTAGGAGGGGAATGAAAATTTGCTCCATTTCCTCTTAAAAATGAACTGAAGAACTAAAGTTTAAAATAATCttttccctcccctccctttctttctattttcctCCAACTAAACAAAACTTAAAGCTTCTTCTGCCCAGCAGTGGAATTCCATAACTTCCTTTCTCATTCTCACCTGTCCTTGTAAACGTGTATTCCCTCCCAATTGTCTTACTGACACTACAACTCAGCTCTCTTTCTTCTTCCCAAGCGTGCATCTTATCATGAGGTCATCCCAAATTCCCATTCCTCTTTGTTGATAATGCATAATTATTTGGGACATTATTGTAGAAGAGAAAAATTAGTATGTATGGAAGATTTTTTCACAAGTAaatgattttctaaaaatccTACCTCCATGGGCCAATGATGTGGAATAAGGGctgttctttttttctcttcagtTCCCCCttttaaattaaacatttattgCTTGGCTTATTGTTTGATGTTACTCTTTGCAGGTGATTGTGGCTGGTGACAGCTGCTGTGTTACTTTAGGTCTGAAATGTTCATTGACAGAATTTTATCCTTCTACCCGATTGAACCTTGTAACTGTCAGCCATGGAAACAGGACCCCAGGCTCTCTGAAATTGAAGCTTCGGTGGTTCTCCAAAGATAACCTTTTGAAGTTTGTGTCTTTGCTGAAGGCATTCCATGCAGAAAAAGTGGCGTCGCCTTTGGTAGTAAGATTTTCATCGTAAATCTTTTCTGCTGTTCatattgatttcattcatttgatttagtttttgtattcttttttcttttcctttctggTTTCTGGTTCAGTGTGTCGAGTTTATGATAGCTTTCTACCTTTAATTCTTTGATTTATATCCCCGTAGTGGTTGTTCTTTTCAATGTATAGAATTGTACAGTGTTAGTGAACTATTGTTTTGTAATAACTTTACCATAGTTAAGCCTGTTGTTACCTAACTAACTGTTGGTTTGGCTTTAGCTAGTTTGCTCAGCTCACTATAAGTAGATGTCATGTCTATAGCTGATTTTTTCAACTAATTCATATTGTTATTCTGTCAGTTTTACATTTCTCGATTTCTTTCTAGCTTCATCGGCATGCACTATATTTCTTGAACCCTCACTTATAGTATGATTGCACATTTTTAACCTCACAAGACATTTTAgagttatttcttttttttccaaGATGCCTACTATATATTACCTCCATCTCTAATTATaaaacccttttgaaaaaatttgttgtccctttttataagacctttttgctattttcaactacattaattatttctttacatacatgtccttatttattatacatatttttcttcaatcaacaataaatagcatatggaaaacataaattaactctctcttaaggataaaattgtaaaaacaatagtgattacaaacaactttaatataaatatcaactttcttaatttccgcaattttaacaaaatggtcttatatatagggacggaggtagtatttcaTTTTCCAAGATTCTATATTAAGTAATTATTCGTTAAATACATAAATTTACTACTCCTCCGTCCTATAATAATTTACCCATTtacaaaaattctaaaataattgagtcatttcatttttcaatatgatattaatttatttattttttctttataactctaattaatattactttcatcattcctaatttaatatattccactttgcatttatgatagtggaaaatgcatcaatacttaacaagagcacttaaaaccatttgtctctctccttcatttatacataGTACTCCTTCCGTCTCATAATATTAGTCGTTTAAGTTTTATGCatgattattaagaaaatgattaattgtgttgattttaatggtaaaattaataacatttattaaaacattcttattaattgtagttagtggagtaatTAAGTTgtatgaaattcaataaataagggtataatagtggaaaaaaaataataaatgttacattgatattgtaaagtgacaattattttgaaaaaataaaaaaatatcaaagagaCAATAATTGTGAGACAGATGGAGTATTAAACAATAATCTAAAAACACTCGTTAAGGATACAAACAAACAAGGGTCATATTAACTTGTTTCTTAATGACACATgtaaagcaacaaaaaaaaatctttatactGAAAAACATAATACATTAACTTTTAAAAGTTGAATGCACGGTTTTTGATATTAGATTTCTATAATCAGTTCCTTAAAATGTACTCCCTTTGTTCCTATATCTAAGCAccaatttagttttatttttgtctttaaatgTAAACTCCTTTTCACATTTTcgtaatattaatatataaaagagaCACATCTTTGAAGGCACGAGTTAGCATTTGagaacaaataattcaaatgtGACATAATATGAGCGGAGAGAGTAGGTTTTTGTGAATTAAATTTTGAGCCagccttgaaattgtaagtaaCTAATTTCGAGTTTGGTGTGAAGTACATGCAGAAGCGGACAATCATGATTGCTAGCTGCCATGCCAGCTCTCTTTGTTAGAGTTGAAAGTTCAAGAGAAACAACAATTATAGGAAGTTAATTTTGTCTCTGGTGCTGAGTGAAACAAAACTACGTCATTCTTCggtaaaatcaaagaaaatttaaCGACAAACCCAAAGGGAAACGGAAAAGGACTTCACCAAAGTTGCCGCCATGATTTGGTTCATTTTGACCATTACCTTTTTGTCCATATTTAATCACCTGCCTCTCTTTTTATACCTTTCACAACTCAACTTTAGCGCTTTAAAGTCCCTTAACATCAGCAATCAAACAAAGTGCCATAAGAAGTGATTGCTCTACTACGCAATGGCAAGGCTCGAGAGGGATGGCACAAATAAAAGTCTTGAGAGTCTAATGGACTCTCACAAGCCAGGAGGAACCACAACAAATTTGAACCAACTCAGGACCCAGAAGTCCATTCCTGGCTACGGCCTAGAATTCACTAACCTCTCTTACAGTATCATTAAGAAGCAGAAAAAGGATGGAGTTTGGATCAACAAAGAAACATATCTGCTTCATGATATCTCTGGCCAGGCAATTAAAGGTGAAATCATGGCAATCATGGGGCCTAGTGGTGCTGGAAAATCTACCTTTCTCGATGCCTTGGCTGGACGAATTGCTAAAGGGAGTCTACAAGGATCAGTTAGAATTGATGGAAAGCCGGTAAAATTAACTCCTCTTGTTTCATGTTGTTTTGTTACCTTTCTTCAGGAaagtaaaacaaatatttttcaccTTTCTTTCAAATTTAAGAATTCTCATGTAGGTATGCTCTAATTATGCAGGTAACTACAAGCTACATGAAAATGGTGTCATCCTATGTGATGCAAGATGACCAGCTTTTCCCTATGTTGACAGTTTTCGAAACATTTATGTTTGCTGCTGAAGTTAGGCTTCCTCCTTCTATTTCCAGGGACGAAAAAAAGAAGAGGGTTCACGAGCTTCTCAATAAACTGGGCTTACAGGTAAAATAAGACTTTGTCTCTCTCACTTACCTACACCCATAAAACGATAGATTAATCAACTTGATGATTGTCCATGTTCAGAGTGCTACACATACCTATATTGGTGATGAGGGAAGGAGAGGAGTGTCTGGAGGGGAAAGACGAAGGGTATCTATCGGCATAGAGATCATTCATAAGCCATCACTTCTGTTTCTGGACGAACCTACCTCAGGACTTGATTCTACAAGTGCTTACAGTGTAGTGGAAAAGATTAAAGACATAGCTCAGGGTGGTAGCATTGTTCTCATGACCATACATCAGCCTTCATTTAGAATTCAGATGCTTCTCGACAAGATCACCATCCTCGCTAGGTGAAAATTTCAAAACTTATATTCTTATAGTGATTTAGCCCTGATATAATGTTTATCTGACTTTCTGTAGAACCCGAAATGAGGAGATATATAATACCTCCTCTTAAAGACCATCTGAAACTGACAAGGGAACCCAAAAAATATAGTACATTGAACACATTTATGACATGAATCatgataaaatgttaaaaacttTATGGTAGAAACATAGAAAAAAACCATTCCGGGACTCTTAGCTCACTGTTAAGATTATAAGTCAACTGGACCACAACTTGATACCTTAATACTATAAAGAAGTCTTTGCAGTAAGTCTATAAATATTAGTCCACAATTTGAGTCCAAGGATTTACTTAAAGTTGCACGATAGGGATATAAATAGTTAATGACAAAAAACATCAATATTTGTAGGTTCGTTCAGTTTActtaaaaacgaaaaaatatatCTTGACCATATTTGTTTTGCTATTTATAGGGGAAGATTGATATACATGGGGAGGCCAGATGCACTTCACACTCACCTTTCGGGATTTGGAAGGCCTGTACCTGATGGAGAAAACAATATTGAGTATCTCCTAGATGTTATAACTGAATACGATCAAGCGACGGTTGGACTTGACCCTCTTGTCCAATACCAACATGATGGCCATAAACCTGACCCAGCAGCCATGACCCCTGTTCCTAAACCTCCAAGAACACCTTACAGAAGGAACACCCCAGCATCTAAACACATGATTAGCCTGCGCAGCCAAGGATTTACTGCTGGTACCCCACAACCTGATTCTTCACAGTTTGGCCTTGATGATGATGACAATGATGATGACGAAAATTTTGATAACTCCCTTGAAAGGAGAAGTGTTCAAACATCAAGAAACATTGTGACCAGTGGTGTTTATCCACGTTTAGCTTCTCAGTTCTACCAAGATTTCTCAGCCAAAGATTTCTCTGTCTGGCTTTACAATGGTGTAGTAGGAACCCCACGTCGCCCACCATCATGGACTCCGGCAAGAACTCCAGGATGGACACCTGGGAAAACGCCCTTGTCAGGACCAAGAAGTTTTGTTTCCAACCAACATTCTGCATCTTATCAGGATCCTTATTATATCCAAAAAACTAATACAGTGGTTGGTCAGTCTATGGACTACTCTGCAACTTCATATGCACCTTCATACGAAGAGTTTGAGATTGAGGAAGTGCTCGATGAGCCGGATCTTGGGCCTAAGTATGCAAATCCGTGGTTGCGTGAGGTTGCAGTGCTCTCATGGCGAACGGTACTCAATGTAATTCGCACTCCAGAACTCTTCGCCTCCCGTGAGATTGTGCTGACTGTCATGGCACTTGTCTTAtccaccattttcaaaaatctggGTGATACTACTTTTATAGACATCAATAGGCTCCTCAATTTCTACATCTTTGCAGTGTgccttgttttcttttcttccaaTGATGCAGTCCCATCTTTTATCATGGAAAGGTTCATATTCATAAGGGAAACTTCCCACAATGCTTACCGTGCTTCTTCATATGTAATATCTTCCCTCATTGTTTACCTCCCATTTTTTGCTGTTCAAGGCCTCACATTTGCAGTCATAACCAAATTAATGCTCCACTTGAAAAGCAATCTCTTCAATTTTTGGATGATTCTATTTGCCTCCCTCATTACTACCAATGCATATGTGATGCTTGTTAGTGCACTTGTGCCTAGTTACATCACGGGGTATGCAGTAGTCATTGCCACAACAGCACTCTTCTTTTTGACCTGCGGCTTCTTCCTCAAGCGAACTCAGATACCCGCATACTGGAAGTGGCTCCATTATATTTCTGCAATCAAATACCCATTTGAGGGGTTACT from Medicago truncatula cultivar Jemalong A17 chromosome 8, MtrunA17r5.0-ANR, whole genome shotgun sequence includes the following:
- the LOC11412901 gene encoding ABC transporter G family member STR: MARLERDGTNKSLESLMDSHKPGGTTTNLNQLRTQKSIPGYGLEFTNLSYSIIKKQKKDGVWINKETYLLHDISGQAIKGEIMAIMGPSGAGKSTFLDALAGRIAKGSLQGSVRIDGKPVTTSYMKMVSSYVMQDDQLFPMLTVFETFMFAAEVRLPPSISRDEKKKRVHELLNKLGLQSATHTYIGDEGRRGVSGGERRRVSIGIEIIHKPSLLFLDEPTSGLDSTSAYSVVEKIKDIAQGGSIVLMTIHQPSFRIQMLLDKITILARGRLIYMGRPDALHTHLSGFGRPVPDGENNIEYLLDVITEYDQATVGLDPLVQYQHDGHKPDPAAMTPVPKPPRTPYRRNTPASKHMISLRSQGFTAGTPQPDSSQFGLDDDDNDDDENFDNSLERRSVQTSRNIVTSGVYPRLASQFYQDFSAKDFSVWLYNGVVGTPRRPPSWTPARTPGWTPGKTPLSGPRSFVSNQHSASYQDPYYIQKTNTVVGQSMDYSATSYAPSYEEFEIEEVLDEPDLGPKYANPWLREVAVLSWRTVLNVIRTPELFASREIVLTVMALVLSTIFKNLGDTTFIDINRLLNFYIFAVCLVFFSSNDAVPSFIMERFIFIRETSHNAYRASSYVISSLIVYLPFFAVQGLTFAVITKLMLHLKSNLFNFWMILFASLITTNAYVMLVSALVPSYITGYAVVIATTALFFLTCGFFLKRTQIPAYWKWLHYISAIKYPFEGLLINEFKNNRGCYSGNKADLSPGPLGDVKPSKHHNASLPLNCLLGEDVLSTMDITMESLWYDILILLAWGVLYRFFFYLVLRFYSKNERK